CTTACTATCCTCCGTGGATAACAAAGAATAAAAGTATAGGAAATCAGAATAAAAACGATAAAACAATGAAACAGATTAAATATTTGCTATTGCTCGTAGCCATCTTTATGGCAAATAGTATTTTCGCACAGAATGCTAATCAGGCTAAGGCTTGTATGGATAAAGCTGCAGCTAACATTTCTAATTTGGGTGGTTTTACGGCTCGCTTTGAACTTTCCAGACCTGGTGCTGTAGGTAGAACTGCAGGTACTATTTCTGTGAAAGGTGTTAAGTTTATTGCCACAACGCCACAGACAACTGTATGGTTTAATGGAACAACACAATGGTCATACATGAAGTCTACTGACGAAGTGAATGTTTCTACACCTACAGAAGCACAGCGTCTTTCAATGAACCCTTACGCATTGATGACATTGTATCGTCAGGGTTACAACCTTTCAATGACAAATGAAGGTGGTTCTTACGTGGTACACATGAAGGCAACCAACCCTAAACGCAATATTCCTGAGGCTTATGTAACTGTAAACAAAGCCTATCAGCTACAAAAGATCAAGATTAAGCAGGCTAATAAGTGGACTACTATCACTGTTTCTGGTATTCAGCGCAAGAACCTTTCAGACAATATCTTTACTTTCAACAAGAAGAACTATCCGTCTGCTGAGGTGATAGACTTGAGATAAATGACTTACTGGGAAGCTATACAAACATTACATAAGCACTTCTGCCTATCGGGTAGAAGAAATAAAATATGGCAAGCCAACAACGTAGCAAAGTACTTTTACTACGTGTTGGCTATTTTTCTTTGTTCTTATTTTGTATGGATAGGATGTGAATTGGCAGACCTCGTTATCGAGGATAATCTTGGCGGTTATCGTTTCATCTATGCCCTAATACCTGTGTTTCTGTTCATTGATTATCTTTTCAGATATACGACAGACCACCGATTACTGATGCATATCCGTCCTTACCTACTCTTACCGCTTCCCAAACATAGCTATACAGATTATCTGATTCTGCGACAACTGATAGTTTTCAAGAATGTAAACCTTCTCTTTATCTGTATTCCCTTTGGTGTTAAAACAGTCATTCCAGAGTTGGGTGCATCGGCTATGATTGGTTATACTGCAGGACTTTATCTCCTTCTACTTATCAATGGACAGTTCTTCCAATTTACACAAGTACTGACTGCACGTGGACTGTGGTATTGGCTCGTACCTATTCTTACCTATTTATTTATCGCCATAATAACTATCTTCTTCCCATCTCCACAAAGTTACCTCCAACGTTGGGCAGAGATTGGTAATGCAATGATAAGAGGAGAAGTGTGGATATATGCTGTAATGATATTGCTTCTAATAGGAATGATATTGCTAAATCGCAACGTCCTTGAGCATCGTATTCTCCAAGAGCAATACACAGCAGCACCAGTGAAACATGACAAAAATAGCATAAACCTTACTTTCTTCGACCGATTCAACCAGATTGGTGAGTATCTTAAGATTGAAGTGTGGGGTATTCTACGCAACAAAAGACTCCGTTTGATCTTCTTTCTCAACACCTTTGGTATCTTTATCTTTAGTCTAATCACAGCCTTTGACCCAGAGAGTGACATGGTTAAGATTAACGGCTTTGTCTACTATAGCTTTATCGTCTACGGACTAAGCTCACTCTCAAGAATCATGTGTTATGAAGGAAATTACTATGAATGCCTACTGATGCAGCGTAATAGTATCCAGAACCTTTTGCTTGCAAAGTATTATTTCTATACTGCCCTACTCTTAATACCGCTGCTCGCTTTCCTCCCTGTAGCTATAATTGGGAAGATAAGCTTTTGGACAATACTATCTTATGCCCTCTTTGCGGCTGGTGTCGCCTATCGTATTCTATTTCAAATGGCAATATATAATAAGGTAACATTCTCTATGCAAGCTACCCACACGGGCAAGAATGCGAATACTAACTATATACAACTCATCGTTACAATCATTACCATCATCAGTCCATTCCCAATTACCGCATTAGGTACATGGTGGCTAAACCAACCGATCCTCTCCAATACTATCCTCTCCCTCCTTGGTATCATCTTCATAACCACTCATCGTCGTTGGATTAGTAGTATCAGTCGAAAGATGAAAGACAACCAATACGAACAACTTGAAGGGTTTCAGAAGAGTAGATAAAGAAAACAACTTTCCGTTAAAACCAAAACTAAAAAAGAGCAGTTAGACTGAGTAATCACTCACAACTTGCATCTTCTTCACCAACTTTTTACATAGTACTAAACATCAGCACCACATGTGTTAAGCATCAGCACCAAATGTGCGCAGCGTAAGCACCATATGTGCGCAGCCTCAACCCCACAATAAAAGTACTAAAAATAAGATGAACTTTAGGGTGAATAGAACCGCCAAATAACAATGAATAAGGTGACAAGAGGAATACTTATAAACCAAGCATAGCCAATATAATCTAAGAAACTCTTCTCTTAACAGGAAAATATCTACAATCATTAGAAAAACAACTATAGTTAATTCAACTCAACACAGAACAAAATAAGTAATATAAATGTTTTTGACTTATAGAAGTTTTTTCGTAACTTTGCTCTCAGAAACAAATTAAAATAAAGATTAGAACGTTATGCTTACATTAAAGCTCATCAGTGAAGAAACTGAACGCGTCATCAAAGGACTGGAGAAGAAACACTTCAAAGGTGCACGTGAGGCAGTTGAGAAAGTATTGGAATATGACCGTTTGCGTCGTGAGACTCAGCAGAAGCTTGACACAAACAAGCAGCAGCAGAATCAGCTCTCGAAGCAGATTGGTGGACTGATGAAAGAAGGAAAGAAAGACGAAGCTGACAAGATAAAGGAAGAGGTAGCATTATTAAAATCTTCTGACAAGGCTCTTCAAGAGATAATGGATATGGCTCAGAAGGATATGACAGACGTGTTACTGACAATTCCTAACATCCCTAACGAGATTGTACCTGAAGGTAAGGATGCTGAGGATAATGTTGTTGTAAAGGAAGGGGGCGAGAAGCCAAACCTACCTGCTGACGCATTGTGCCACTGGGACTTGCTGAAGAAGTTTAACTTGGTAGATTTCGATCTTGGTGTGAAGATTACTGGTGCTGGTTTCCCACTCTATATCGGTAAGATGGCACGCTTCCAACGTGCCTTAGAGGCATTCTTCCTCGATGAAGCTCGTAAGAGTGGCTACTTGGAAGTACAGCCACCATTGGTAGTAAATCAGGAGTCTGGTCAGGCTACTGGTCAGTTGCCAGATAAGGAGGGACAGATGTATCATGCTAATCTTGACGACCTCTATCTCATCCCAACAGCTGAGGTTCCTGTTACAAATATCTTCCGTGACGAGATTCTCAACGAGCAAGACCTGCCTATTAAACGTTGTGCTTACTCTGCTTGTTTCCGTCGTGAGGCTGGTAGCTATGGTAAGGACGTACGTGGTTTGAACCGCTTACACCAGTTTGATAAGGTTGAGATTGTACGTATCGATAAGCCAGAGCACTCTTATCAGTCATTGGATGAGATGTTAGACCACGTTGAAGGTCTTTTAAAGAAGCTTGAATTGCCTTATCACATCCTCCGTCTTTGCGGTGGAGACATTAGCTTCACAGCTGCTCTCTGCTATGACTTTGAGGTGTGGAGTGCTGCACAAGAGCGTTGGTTGGAGGTTTCAAGCGTTTCAAACTTCGAAAGCTATCAGGCAAATCGTCTGCATTGTCGTTTCCGTCATGCCGAAGATAAGAAGATTGAACTCTGCCATACATTGAATGGTTCAGCCCTTGCTCTGCCACGTATCGTTGCAGCTATCATCGAGAACAACCAGACCCCAGAGGGTATTCGTGTACCAAAGGTACTCGTTCCTTACTGTGGTTTCGAGATGCTCGACGACAAGATGGACTAAAAAATACAGC
The nucleotide sequence above comes from Prevotella melaninogenica ATCC 25845. Encoded proteins:
- a CDS encoding DUF5687 family protein, with the translated sequence MTYWEAIQTLHKHFCLSGRRNKIWQANNVAKYFYYVLAIFLCSYFVWIGCELADLVIEDNLGGYRFIYALIPVFLFIDYLFRYTTDHRLLMHIRPYLLLPLPKHSYTDYLILRQLIVFKNVNLLFICIPFGVKTVIPELGASAMIGYTAGLYLLLLINGQFFQFTQVLTARGLWYWLVPILTYLFIAIITIFFPSPQSYLQRWAEIGNAMIRGEVWIYAVMILLLIGMILLNRNVLEHRILQEQYTAAPVKHDKNSINLTFFDRFNQIGEYLKIEVWGILRNKRLRLIFFLNTFGIFIFSLITAFDPESDMVKINGFVYYSFIVYGLSSLSRIMCYEGNYYECLLMQRNSIQNLLLAKYYFYTALLLIPLLAFLPVAIIGKISFWTILSYALFAAGVAYRILFQMAIYNKVTFSMQATHTGKNANTNYIQLIVTIITIISPFPITALGTWWLNQPILSNTILSLLGIIFITTHRRWISSISRKMKDNQYEQLEGFQKSR
- a CDS encoding LolA-like putative outer membrane lipoprotein chaperone gives rise to the protein MKQIKYLLLLVAIFMANSIFAQNANQAKACMDKAAANISNLGGFTARFELSRPGAVGRTAGTISVKGVKFIATTPQTTVWFNGTTQWSYMKSTDEVNVSTPTEAQRLSMNPYALMTLYRQGYNLSMTNEGGSYVVHMKATNPKRNIPEAYVTVNKAYQLQKIKIKQANKWTTITVSGIQRKNLSDNIFTFNKKNYPSAEVIDLR
- the serS gene encoding serine--tRNA ligase translates to MLTLKLISEETERVIKGLEKKHFKGAREAVEKVLEYDRLRRETQQKLDTNKQQQNQLSKQIGGLMKEGKKDEADKIKEEVALLKSSDKALQEIMDMAQKDMTDVLLTIPNIPNEIVPEGKDAEDNVVVKEGGEKPNLPADALCHWDLLKKFNLVDFDLGVKITGAGFPLYIGKMARFQRALEAFFLDEARKSGYLEVQPPLVVNQESGQATGQLPDKEGQMYHANLDDLYLIPTAEVPVTNIFRDEILNEQDLPIKRCAYSACFRREAGSYGKDVRGLNRLHQFDKVEIVRIDKPEHSYQSLDEMLDHVEGLLKKLELPYHILRLCGGDISFTAALCYDFEVWSAAQERWLEVSSVSNFESYQANRLHCRFRHAEDKKIELCHTLNGSALALPRIVAAIIENNQTPEGIRVPKVLVPYCGFEMLDDKMD